CGCAACGCCAAGCCCCTTGCGCACCATCATCTTCAACCAGCCAACATTATTGATTTCCACCTGGCGATACTCTTTTAGATGATGTTTTTCCAAATGATGAGCAATCAATTTTGTCGTAAAGGACTCGCGGTTATACACAATGATTCGTTCGCTTTCCAAATCCGAAAAATCCACCTCGCGCATGTTAGCCAATGGATGATCCGGTGCACAGACCAGGATGTTTTGTTCATTCGCAACACGAATGAAAGACACATTTTCAACCGGTTCTGTTGGACGCAAGTAGGTAAATCCCAAGTCGACTGTTCCTTGCTGAATTTCCTCCATTAATTGCTCGTTGGCACTGATTCTCAATTTGAATTCACAGGTTGGAAACTGATCGTAGAGAACCTTCAGAACCTCTGGCATGATCTCCACGCCCATATGGTTGGGACAGGATATCTGGATCCTTTCTGGAGCAACAGACGTTTCCTTCAACACATCCAGCCCTTGCTGGATGAACTGAAACGCCTGTTCAAAGTACGGATGAACCTTTTTCCCGGCATCCGTGAGGACAATTTTCCTGCCATTCTCTCTCTGAAACAGCGTGCTTTGCAGTTGCTGTTCAAGTTGTTGAATACGAACACTGATTGTAGGCTGACTGATAAACAGGGCGTCTGCTGCGGCAGAAAAACTCCCCTTTTGAACCACCATAAGAAACGCTTCAATATTCTTTAATTCCAAATACATGTCACCACGCTACCATCAAGTTGAGTTCTCTGGCGTACAGCCATTTGAGATCGATGCATTTAATAGCATCTTACTTCCATGGTGACACAGTAACTAGTAACGGATTTGGTTCACCTTGCCCACCTGCGGTGCGAAGAGCTAAATCTGTATCACATAAGCCATAATCATGCGAGTTCATAACACGGAGGGGAAACTTACCAGAGGCTACAAAGTCGATTGCCATCTTGACGGAATGGTAACTGTGCCCACGTACACCCTTTACCGTAAGGCTCTTTTCATATATGACGTCGAGATCGAGGTCTTGAAAGAGTTTCTTCTTGAGGGCTCCCAGGAGCACGACTCCGCGTTTTTTCGCTACCTGTAGCGAACTGACAACCGGTTCGGTGCCTCCGCTGGTGACATCCAGTACGACATCGGCCATCCTTCCTCCCGTTATCTCCGCCACTCTCTCAACTAAATCTTCTGAACTCACATTGACGGTATAATCAGCTCCGAGCCTACCAGCCAATTCCAATCGCCGAATACTGCTGGTTCGACCAGTGACGATCACGGTTTCGGCACCCGCTGCTTTAGCAGCCAGCGCACATGCTAAGCCTTGTTGTCCAGGGCCTTGAATGACGACAACCTGGCCAGGTCCAACACCAGCCACCGTGCTCATCCACTCAAACCCGTTCGACACGGGCAGGATAAGAGCAGCCTCTACAGCGGGCACATGGTTAGGAATCTTGTGTACAACTGCGTTCGGGTGCAGATACATATACTGACTAAAACCGCCAAATAGACTCGGTGAAACGTCAATCGGTGTCGCACCGTACCGAATGCCCGTCCGCGGATCTGTTTCCGAACACAGTCGGTAGTAACCCGTTCTGCACAAATCACACTGTCCGCAAGGAATGTACTCTTCCATTGCAATCCGATCACCCTCTTTGATACCCCAACGCTGTGACGCGACTTCACCAATGCGGTCAACATAACCAACGACATGATGACCCAAAATCATCGGTGCACTGAAATTCCGATAATGAGATACGTCCGTTCCACAGACCCCGACAATTTCAACTCTCAAAATCCCCGCATCCGGCGCTATCCTCGGAAGCTCAAGCTCGCGAATCTCCGTTTCCAACACACCGATTGCCACCGCAGATTGCGACTTTTCACTCACAATAGTTCATCTCCAACAAACATTTTTGAAGTGCGATGATCAGTACCCTACCAGGTTGCTCTCGGACACCATAATCGTTCTATGTCAGACTGCCTCAAAATCCTTCTCTGTTAGTTTTAGCGCGTCTTGTGCGCCCTCGTGAAATGGCAGACCTTTCGGTAGTAAGACAGATGCAGCCCGAACACGATGGCTTTCGGCATCCAGTGCCGGCAATATTTCACCTTTTTCGTGCGAGCGAACCGCATCCAACAGGCAACGACGCGCTTTGATAATCGCCGTATCACTCGTCCCAAGTCGCTCAAGTGAACGATCCGCGATTGGCCCAGCACTAACTTGTACCGCATGGTCTTCCATTCCCACACCAAAAATACCGGCAAAGGACTCTCTGCGCTTTTGCATATCGCGATCGATTAGGAAGTCATTCTCCTTATTCGCCACTGTACGGAATGTCCCAGGAATCAATTTGGCATGGATCCCCACACCAGATTTCATCTGCTCAACTTCCTCTTCTGTCAAATCCCGTCCTGGTGTCCAACTCCAACTCCATACCCAACAATTTTCGTCATCAATGGGGACCCAAGCGTGACCTCCACGAGGTGCGCCCCCAAATGGTGGGATCATCGTATACCACGGCATGATAAACTGCGTGATTCGCCAGTAGTAATTGTCCTCGTCTGCGTCCCGACGCGCACCGATAAGCAACCCATAATCTGTCTCCATCACTTCAAATCGCGGTGCTGTGTCTTTAGCGAGTAGAGTTGTACTGCTGCTTTGCTTCGAAACCCCTAGATTGCCCACCGATCCCGAATGCAAAATAGAAACGTGGCTCGAGTCAATCCCGCCCTCTAGGCCCTGAAAGTAATTGCACTCTTCGATTTTTTTTGAGATGTAACGTTGACTGTCTGGGACCATCATCCATTCCTGCTCTGGGAGTTCTGGCTTATACGCCGGATCGCCCATGTAAGTCCAAATGATTCCACCGCGTTCTTCGCAAGGGTAAGACTTGATTCGAATTTTGTTTTTGAAATTGCTTTCGGCGGGTTCAGATGGGAGATCTACGCAGTTTCCCTCTACATCAAATTTCCACCCATGGTAGGCGCACCGGATCCCGCACTCTTCATTGCGGCCGTAAAAAAGTGAAACTCTGCGGTGCGGACAGTATTCATCGACCAATCCAACTCTTCCACTTGTGTCTCTAAATGCGATGAGCTCTTCGCCCAGCAACTTCACCCGGACTTGTGGGCAATCGGGATACGGGAGTTCCTCAGTCATTAGAGCTGGTATCCAGTAACGGCGGAGAACTTCACCCATCGGTGTTCCAGCCCCCGTTTGGGTCAACGTTTTATTGTCTTGGTAAGATAGCATATTCCTCTCTCCCATCATGTCGAGTTGTTGCTGTTCATTCTCGCGGAAGAGTTAAGCGGTTTCAAATTGTTTGTTTTAATCGTACCCATAGAGAAAATTAATACTTCTTTCGGTATTGGTTTTCTCTATGGGTGCAATTACAGTTATTTATTTGAGTTACTTTACTAAATTGCCATATAATTTTGCGTGACAGGGATGATATTGATCTCAAGAGGTCTCTGATGAAAGAAGGACTGTCTCATGACAGACAAAGAACTTAGGGAAATCATTATCCGATGTTATCGCGGGAAAACGATCGCCATTCTCGGATACCGAGATGCCTCTTCGAGACAACGGGCTGCGTTTTTGCGCGATCACGGTATCCATGTTCTCATCGGCCTCCGGACAGACGATGAATATTGGCACGATGCGGAGATGGACGGCTTTACGGTCCTTCCTGTTTGGGAAGCCGCCGAGCAAGCTCAGATAGCGCAATCTTACTAACCGCCAGTCAATCAGCCAATCCTTTACAATAGCTGCAAATCTCCCTCATGCGTGGCAGGAAACAAAGCAGGGACCTCTCCATGTGGGAAGTCCCTGCTTTCATGTTAAACAAGCGGTGTCGCGAGTTATGGGGCGAATTAGTTGCCGGCGGCTATCAGTGTTTTGATAGCCTTGACGAGCGCGATCGCTGCATCACCTGCCGACAAATTGCTGTTCGGCTCAAACTTGCCGCTGACAAGTGGAATGATTCCCTCGTCGCTCACGATGGTTGCCGCTCCGCGTTCGGATGAAGGAATGGCACTCGAATCGGAATACGGATACTTGAAGAATGTAGCGTTCGACGTTGGTCCGCTCCAACCCATCCACTGAACGATCCACTGGGCCGCTTGGAGACGTGTCAAAGATGCAGACGGATTGACGTTTCCGTTGTTTTTCAACCACCCTTGCAGGATGGCCTCGGACAAGTCGGACGCGTACGGGTCAGTCGCCTTAACGTCTGGAAATTGTGGTGACGGCGTACTGCCAATGTTCATGTTGTAAGCCCGACTGAGCCATTGAATGAACTGCTCTCGGCTAATCGGATCTTTTGCAGAGAGCGACTTGTCCCCGGGCACAATGATACTGTGTTCCTTTAGGAGTGCCAAAGCTTGGTCGGCTTGAGTCGTACCCTTCGGAAGGGGCACGGACGGATTTAAATCCCCAAACGGCTGCTGCGTGATCCAATTCCCCGTCAAGGCGTTTAATGTACCCGGACCATACGGCATTGGTGCGCCTGCGTAAACAAGCTGTGCAGTCGAACCATAGGAAATCTGAAACGGCCCGGTTTTTGAGGTGGGCAGCGTTTCAGGTAGGTCGTACTGGAGAACGACGGGATCGCGCTTGATGTACGCTGATTTCGCCGCTTGAGCAGAAATGGCTTTCGATGGGTCCGGGAATTGCGAACTGACATCGTCATCTAGATTAAAGTTTTCCACTTGGCCAGTTACTTCGTTGACACTGACTTGTAATCCCCGGAAGGGAATGCCATTTACAAGAAACACATACTGCTCGTAAGCCGTATCCGGTTGACCGAAGATCATGCTGTTTGGATCTCGCGCAATCGCACCCGTCATAGTTGGAAACAGTTTCTTCACGAAGTCGTCAGCAACAGTTTGCGCTTGTGCGTCCGACAGCGAAGATGAAGCGCCGCTACTCGCGGAACTCGGCTGGCTATTATAGTTATAACTGAGAATTACCCCATCAGTGGCATCAACCGTTACCGACACATTGTCATTGTTTTGATTTGTCAAACTGACATTCCACGTCTGGTGACCCGAAAACGGACCGCCAAAATAACTTGTGCCTTGTCCAGAACCAGACGGCGTCCAGGCATCGCCAGTGAGTCCAAGGAGGCTACGCACCTCATTTTCCGCATCAGACTGTGTCATAGACTCCGTTTTCGGTGTGGGGAACGTTGCAGGACCGCCTGGGACGATCGGCTGAGGCGTAGCAGCCGATTGGCTGTCGTTGGTCGGTTTTCCATCAACGCCCACTGACTGCCCTGTGGTCGCATCGATCATGGGTGCGCCAAGACCGTACACTGACTTTGATGCCGAGACAGGAAGGTAGACCAACTGAATGGGACTTGAACCGTGCATGTTGAATGATCGTTGGTACTGCAGTTGTAACTGCAGGTTATCGATGAACTTTTGCTGGGCCGTGGTCTTATCAAGTACCGAAGAGGGCTTGCTTGGGAAGCTAACATCATGCCAACTCAGGTTATAGTTCACCAGATTGCCGGAGCTATCGAGATCGACCTCGGCCTGATTAAAAGGGGCAGGAATGCCATCGACCTCTTCTACAAAGAGAAATGAGTATCCGCTGTTCATTGCACCAGAAGTGGGTTGTAATGTTAATTTTGCCGCCTTGCTTGGCGCGAGCTTGTTCAACCAGTCGTTCGCCATTTTCGTCGCAGCACTGAGCGTGACAGGTTTGGAAGCGTCCCAGCCTTGACCGTTATTATTATTAAATTGCAGCACGTCGCCCGTGGTCGCATCCACCGTGGCATGTGCGAAATTGGAACTGAGATTCGGTCCTGCCTGCTGACGGAATGCCATTTGATTCCAGTTCACCTCGTAGACCATCCGGGTAGATTGAGATGGATCAGACTGCAAGGTCACCATTGGGTTTTGGATCTCTTTCGATAGACTTGGAAATAACTTAGTAACGATGTTCATCGCATCGGTTTGCGACACCTTTGGCTGCTGGGGACTTGACCCCGGACTTGTCGCAGACGTCGTCGCGTTTGACGGAGTATCAGTTGCCGCGAGGGCAGTCGAGTAGCCAGCGCCAAGAACCAACATCGCGCCAACGGCCCCGACCCCCACACGTCGTAACTTCATCACAAATGATCACACTCCCGAATGGTTTTAGAGACATTTACTTTTTAGTCCAACCAAAATATCCCTATGTATCCATCCTATCAGTTATGCAGAGTATCATCTATACTTTTCTGACAAATATTAAAAATATTAATAACTCAACTTTCGCAGAGCGGATCGGACAAGTAGGCCCTGATATAACTAGGTAAATCGTTAATCCACTGCTGGAGTTGACTCTGAATCAGTTTTGTAAGTCTCTTGCTGGTTTTCTTGGATACGTCGTTAATCAATTCGACGAGTTGGCTCAATGCAACTGCCCAATCTAATTCGTTCACCTCGTCACAGAGAGCCAAAAACAGACCACCCAACGTACGCTCATCAGTACTTTGGCGGTGCTGCCAAGCCAGCAAGATATACCGTGAGAATACAATCGTCGTGTGACTAATCAGCATGTCGTACGAGCGACCTTGAAATTCCTTCTGCAGGCGTAACAACGACTTGGTGCATTTGAAGAATACCTCTATGTCCCAACGGATGCCGTAAATCTGGATGATTTCCTCTTCTGTTAGGGAACAGTCGGTGCATAGGACGGCCAACCATTCCTTCTTGTTACTTCGGTGACGAACGAACACCATGACAACGGGTATTCCCGGGGCTAATTGAGTATGAATGGAACGTAAGATGGTTTTCTTCATCCCCTGCACAGGCGTCGCAGCGTAATACAATTCCTTTAAGGACAAACGGCGTCCTCCGACCACATATCGTTTGTTGTCAGCCTTGACCATGCCGATGACATCGAGTCCCCGGTCAAGAATGGATTGAATGAGTGGTGCATGCGTAAACCAACTGTCCATTAAGACATACGAGGCGCCCATTCCTGCAGCCAGGGCACGTTCAATCATGGCAGGAATCAATTCCGGTGTGGGACGAAGTGCTTCCATTCGCCGCTTGTACCCGTGTGTTCGTTTGTCAATCGAGCCAATCATGCCATTCACTTGCGATTTCAGTGAACTAAGCAGGGAAAAGTCCACAGGAATAAACGTATGTCCGTCCGACCAACCCAGTGTCAGCATGCGAAACCCTTTGTAGTAACAGTTTCGGGCGTGATCCTTGAATCGAGCCAGTAATTCCACGGATTTGCTTCGGTTTCGTTCGTACATCGAATCATCCAGAACAAATACGCTGACCCGCTCACAGGACGTCAGAGAAGTTGTCTTGTTCACAACTTCTACACTGAGAAATAACAAGAACCGACGCCATGCAAAACCGCTGTGATTCAAAAAACGGTACACAGCATCCTTCCCGGGAAACGACTCTCCCTTGGAACTTTCCAGAAGCTGAAACCAGTTTCGATGATGGAAAATCAGGACAAAGACGATTTGAAACAGATAGGCACATGTAAATCCGAACTTCTTGGTGATTCCAGCCTTACGCAAGTATTTGAAAACCTTCAGTTCCCGAAAAACAGGTTGAATTTCAATTGGCAATTGATTGTTCTCCACTTGATGCCCTATCATTAGGGAAAGCACCTCTTCCGAATGGTAGTGTTTTGTCGCAAATTCACTTTACCAAACGGAGTGGTGTTTTTATGTTGTCAAACATCCTTTTCGAATCGGTGTAAAGCACCATTGTTCATGGCTTTAACTCGTTTTTCGGGCTGCGAAAGTTGAGTTAATAAGTAGAAAACATCTCATGATTCAGAAGTGACATCGTCGTCATTGTCCGGATTGGTTGACTTTACGAGCCCGTTTATCATCGTATAGTCGAACGTCCGCAGTCCTGTAGCAATCGTCAAATGTTTCCCCGTCAATGCCCCATACTACCCCACCTACACTCACTGAATTGCCTGGACACTGTTCGACAACCGCTGTCTGAATGAGGGACAAGGTACCACCCGGGTCAGTCACATCCGAAGGGAAGACAACGATAAACTCGTCGCCGCCGATTCTCGCGGCCAACCAGTCCGGCTGCACGGAATTCGTCAGTACACTGGCAACATCTCGCAGGGCCTGATCACCGGCGGGATGCCCGTGTACATCGTTGATGTTTTTGAGATTATCCATATCGATCACACCGACGACCAAATACATCTGTGCCTCGCCGGCGCGACTTATCATCAGTGGCAGAACGCATTCATCTCAAGCCACCCCACCACTTAATCCACGTTGATGGATACCGCTTTCATTGCGCTGTCAGCGGCTCTATCGTCCTTCAATAGGCATTGCAGGTTGTCATCTACCCTGAAAGTTGGGTTTTCGCTTCTCCATCATCGCCTGAATCCCCTCACGAACATCGTCAGTACCGAAACACTGTCTGATGAACGCTAGTTCGTTCTTTAACTGAGGGACAAGTGGCGTGTCATAACTTGAATAAACCAGTCGCTTGGACAACGTCATGGCAATGGGCGGACCAGATGCGAGCTCACGGGCAAATGCCTGCACGGTCTCAAGCAGTTGTGACCCTTCGACTACCTGGTTTAACAGGCCTAATCTATCAGCCTCGGCTGCATCCACGTCACGACCGGTGAGAATGAGTTCCATCGCTTTCGTGTGCCCGACAAGTCGTGGCAGAAAGTACGTCATTCCTGCATCCGGGCTGAGGGCACGACGAATATAGCCCGTCGTTAGCTTGGCCTCTTCGCTCATAAATCGGAAATCACACGCGAGGGCCAAGGACAGCCCTGCACCGGCAGCAACCCCGTTAATGGCAGCAATGATGGGTTTGTCATTATGAACGACGCTTTCAATTAACCGCCCCACCCATTCAAGCTCATCGAGTCGACCAAACCTACTAGTAGGCGAAAGATCACCGTTGGTAAAAGTAGATAAATCCAAGCCGCTAGAAAAACCTCTACCCCGACCAGTGATGATGACGACCCGAACGTCGTCATCGCGGGAAGCATCATTGAGGGCTTGAATGAGATTACTGCTCAGGCCATCGTCAAACGCATTTAACCGATCCGGTCGATTTAATGTCAATATTCGAACACCTTGGGCATCTTGGATCAAGAGATTGTCCACAAGAAAACTCCCTTCAAACTATCAACACCAATTTCCAGTGTTCACTACGTACGAATCTACCAGATGTCTTTATTCTATCATGGCGGCAATGGGACAGAGGACCACTTTCTCCAAAAATGGTGCACCTGTCTCAAATACACGTATTGACACTAATTCGATGATGATCTAATTTGTTAATCATAAAATTTGATCTTGGAATGGGGTTGCACGATGACGGAACAAGACATTCAACAGCTTGTCCAACACTTAAAAGTTTTGGCAGATGAAAGTCGACTGCGCATTCTCGGTATGCTGGCGACCCGCAAGTCAAGCGTCGAGGAGCTAGCTGCTTATTTGAATTTGAAGCCACCGACAGTATCGCATCATCTCAACAAATTACGGGAGGTTGGGTTGGTGTCCATGTATGCGGAAGGAAACACGCACATTTATGAGTTCCGCCCGGAAACGTTGCTTCGCATGAATCGGGAACTCCTTACACCAGAGAAACTATCACACATGGTATCAGACGTGAACGGTGATGAATGGGACCGAAAAGTACTGCGCGATTTCCTGAACGGGCAGGAATTGAAAGAAATACCCGCCAGTCGAAAGAAACGCACGGTGATTCTCAAGTGGTTGGCTGACAAGTTTGAGTACGGACGCCAGTATCAAGAATCGGAAGTGAACGAAATCATCGGGCGCCATCACCCGGACTTCGCAACGCTGCGCCGAGAACTCGTCGGCAACCGCTTGATGGACCGGAAAGATGGGATTTACTGGCGGATCGAATGGGATAGCCAATGAGAGGATTTTTTGAACTATTCCGCCAGGAACCAGATTATTTGCGGCTGACCATGGGTGGGTTGGTTAGCGGCGTCGGCGACTGGTTCAATTCCGTTGCCGTCATGAGTCTACTCCTGCTGTTTACACACAGTGGGTTGTCCATTGCAATCCTGCTCTCCTTGCGGACAATTCCATCCCTTTTCATAGGGCCAATTGCCGGCGTACTAGCGGACAAGGTGAATCGAAAAGCGATCTTAGTTGTAACTGACATTGCAAGAGCGATAGTCGCATTATCCTTTTTGTTCGTACACAGTGAACATCAAATTTGGATTGCATATACAGCGACATTTGCTTTGGTCGTGTTTACATCCCTGTTTAATCCGGCCCGATTTGCCATTGTCCCACAAGTTGTTCGCGCGTCAAATCTGTCGTTGGCCAATGCACCTCAAAAGTCAACTTTTGGTGCTGTACTGGCTGTGGGATCACTGGCCGGTGGGGCTATAACGGCTATCTGGGGTGTCAACGTCGCTTTCATCATCAATTCACTTTCGTTTTTGTGCTCGGCGGCACTATGCCTATCCATACACCCCAAGTCGATGGGTGAATCCGTACGTGAACGCACACATGAGCGGGCAGGAACGAGCCAAAAGTTAATGGGCCTATTGATATCCTCTCGTACCGTGCGGGCAATTTTTCTCATGCAGGTGATCTGGCCCGTTGGCGGTGGTATCATCAACGTTTTACTCAGTGTTTATGCCTTTCAAGTCTTTCATGCCGAGAACCAGGGGGTAGGGTTACTGTATGGAAGCCTGGGTGTCGGATTTATTGTCGGGGGCATGCTCACACAAAAATTCACAAAATTCGGAGGTCCGACGATTCTTGTTGGTCTACTCATGGAAGGATCCTGTCACTTTGCTCTTTCACAGTCTCCGAATATCTGGATCGGCGCAGTGTTCCTGTTCATCGCAACACTCGGGGCCGGAATCAGCAACGCCATGATCACAACAATTTTAATGCAGACGGTGAACAAACGGGTTCAAGGGCGTATTTTCGCCCTATTTGGAACAACGTCCGACTTTATCCTTGGTATTTCCATGTTGCTTGCCGGATTGGCTTTGACACACGTCCATCCGCGGACTCTTGGTGCTGTCGGCGGTCTCGTCATGGTTTGTAGTGCACTGTGTTCGGGGTGGATGCTGGTCCGGGCAGGCACATTCTCGTCGTTCCGAGTTGATTCCTCAAAAACGGGCTGACACGAAAAAGATGTTCGCGTCAGCCTTGGCCTTTGTTTCATGCGAGATTACCTTTCGTTTCACTTTCAAGTACGGTCTCCTGAGTGTCTGGATACGGAAACAACTCGGACATTCGGACCGTTCGCCCGTATTCGTTTTTAAATACGACATGTTCCCGTGTCAATTGACGTGGACTCTCTAGTCCACAAGCTGCTGCGAGGGCGAATACGCCTTCGCGCATCTGGAGAACGTAGTTCATCACGCGCCACTGTTTTTCTTCGGGCGCCAAAGCTGCTTGGTACCTCGGATCGGTTGTTGTGATACCCGTCGGACACTTGCCTGTATGACATTGCATGGCCATAATGCAGCCATTTGCCATCATGAACCCTCGTGCGGAGTTTACACAATCTGCCCCAAGGGCCAGTGCTATCGCCACTTTGTCTGATGTGACGAGCTTACCAGAAGCGAAAATGCGAATTCGATCTCGTACACCGTATCGGCGACAAGCGTCATCGAGCAGGACGAGCGCGGAGAACAGCGGTAGGCCCATACCGTCTGCCATCGCTTTGAACGTTGCACCCGATCCTCCTTCACTGCCATCGACCGTGATGAAGTCGGGATAGATATCCATTTTCTTTATGGTGGAAAACCAGTCATCCAGCTTCGTGCCGTCGCCAATGACAATTTTAACTCCGACGGGTTTTCCACCCAGGGCTTGCAGATGCTCAACGAAACGTAATGCATCCGCTGAATTTTTCAAAAATGGAAACCGATTTGGAGAGTTAACTGTTTTCCCAATGGGAACGCGTCGAATCTGTGAGATTTTATGGTTTACTTTCGAGCCCTCGAGGTGTCCGCCGCGGATCTTCGCACCTTGGTGGAACTTCAGTTCAAATGCCTTGATGTTTTCGTGTTGGGCCAACGCCGTAAATGCCTCGTCGGAAAAATTTCCTTCGTCGTCCCGATACCCAAATAGCCCCGGGCCAATTTGTGCTACCACATCCACACCAGTAGCCAAGTGGTCAGGTGCGACTCCACCTTCACCGGTATTGATCCACGATCCGCCGGCCATACGCGCACCATTGCCCGTCGACTGAATATAGTGCTCGCCCACAGCCCCGTAGGAAGTCGCCGAAGCTCCGAACATGCCTTTGACAACCCAAGGATGATTCCGATCCGCTCCAACGACAATGGCGTCCCTGTCAGGGTACATCCACTTGTTAGGCTGATCCCTCTCTTGATGTTCACGCCGTGTGAACAGACCCTCATGGACAATTCGATACTTACGGCCTTCCTCAGCCGAGGAATGATCAACCTGTAATTCGTCGACCAGTTTCGGAAACAAATCGTTTGACAGGTAGAGACCCGGTTTCTCGTAGTCCCGCTTCGCACCAAATGAAATTAAGTCCGTACGATATTTTGATGCAAAGACAACCGCTAGAAAATCCGCCCGAGAAAACGGTTTGCCCTGCGTATCGCCGTCAAACCAGTACTGGCGAAACTCCGGCCCCATCTTCTCAAGCAAATATCGCATCCACCCGAGATAGGGGTGGGCCCGAATGATGGAGTGTTGAGGCCGTCTAGACAAAAAGTAAAGATACAGCAGTCCACCAACCGGGACCAAAACCAGTATTGCAAACACGACAATCAATAGAATGAGTATAACGGTAACCAGAGATACTCCCTCCACTCACTATGGATTAAATCGGTGCAAAGACCCGTGTATCATCTAAAATATACCACAGCTAAAAATACACCCTAGCTTGCAGGGCTAAAGGCCAAGGACACTTGTCCAGACCGAAAGCGTATGCTCTCCGAACAGCGTTTGTATTCCTCGTACGTTTTCATATGCCAATGTTGGATAGCCTTGTGGCGCATACTTATCGCCTGCGGCAGGATCCAAAGCGTAATACATCTGAAATCCGTGCAAATTGAGTTGTTTCGTTTCCTCCGCTTCAACCTGAACTGCCTCTTGCAGCTCCGTGTTCTTAGGAAACCCTACGTTCACGATAACAGGCAAACGGCTCAACTCACTCTTATGTGAAGAGAGCAACTCCAACGTACGTTGACAGTGCGGACACCAATAGGCGACAAAGAGAATAGGTGTTTGTCGAGCATCCAACACGACTCTCTTCCCCGCTGCGGTGAGTACAGAGACATGCGTATAATCAACGTCGGTAGCTGGTGATGGATCGACCTTTGTATCTGGCGTTACCA
This is a stretch of genomic DNA from Alicyclobacillus dauci. It encodes these proteins:
- a CDS encoding zinc-dependent alcohol dehydrogenase — protein: MSEKSQSAVAIGVLETEIRELELPRIAPDAGILRVEIVGVCGTDVSHYRNFSAPMILGHHVVGYVDRIGEVASQRWGIKEGDRIAMEEYIPCGQCDLCRTGYYRLCSETDPRTGIRYGATPIDVSPSLFGGFSQYMYLHPNAVVHKIPNHVPAVEAALILPVSNGFEWMSTVAGVGPGQVVVIQGPGQQGLACALAAKAAGAETVIVTGRTSSIRRLELAGRLGADYTVNVSSEDLVERVAEITGGRMADVVLDVTSGGTEPVVSSLQVAKKRGVVLLGALKKKLFQDLDLDVIYEKSLTVKGVRGHSYHSVKMAIDFVASGKFPLRVMNSHDYGLCDTDLALRTAGGQGEPNPLLVTVSPWK
- a CDS encoding Rieske 2Fe-2S domain-containing protein translates to MLSYQDNKTLTQTGAGTPMGEVLRRYWIPALMTEELPYPDCPQVRVKLLGEELIAFRDTSGRVGLVDEYCPHRRVSLFYGRNEECGIRCAYHGWKFDVEGNCVDLPSEPAESNFKNKIRIKSYPCEERGGIIWTYMGDPAYKPELPEQEWMMVPDSQRYISKKIEECNYFQGLEGGIDSSHVSILHSGSVGNLGVSKQSSSTTLLAKDTAPRFEVMETDYGLLIGARRDADEDNYYWRITQFIMPWYTMIPPFGGAPRGGHAWVPIDDENCWVWSWSWTPGRDLTEEEVEQMKSGVGIHAKLIPGTFRTVANKENDFLIDRDMQKRRESFAGIFGVGMEDHAVQVSAGPIADRSLERLGTSDTAIIKARRCLLDAVRSHEKGEILPALDAESHRVRAASVLLPKGLPFHEGAQDALKLTEKDFEAV
- a CDS encoding Rossmann-fold NAD(P)-binding domain-containing protein; its protein translation is MTDKELREIIIRCYRGKTIAILGYRDASSRQRAAFLRDHGIHVLIGLRTDDEYWHDAEMDGFTVLPVWEAAEQAQIAQSY
- a CDS encoding YcdB/YcdC domain-containing protein, producing the protein MKLRRVGVGAVGAMLVLGAGYSTALAATDTPSNATTSATSPGSSPQQPKVSQTDAMNIVTKLFPSLSKEIQNPMVTLQSDPSQSTRMVYEVNWNQMAFRQQAGPNLSSNFAHATVDATTGDVLQFNNNNGQGWDASKPVTLSAATKMANDWLNKLAPSKAAKLTLQPTSGAMNSGYSFLFVEEVDGIPAPFNQAEVDLDSSGNLVNYNLSWHDVSFPSKPSSVLDKTTAQQKFIDNLQLQLQYQRSFNMHGSSPIQLVYLPVSASKSVYGLGAPMIDATTGQSVGVDGKPTNDSQSAATPQPIVPGGPATFPTPKTESMTQSDAENEVRSLLGLTGDAWTPSGSGQGTSYFGGPFSGHQTWNVSLTNQNNDNVSVTVDATDGVILSYNYNSQPSSASSGASSSLSDAQAQTVADDFVKKLFPTMTGAIARDPNSMIFGQPDTAYEQYVFLVNGIPFRGLQVSVNEVTGQVENFNLDDDVSSQFPDPSKAISAQAAKSAYIKRDPVVLQYDLPETLPTSKTGPFQISYGSTAQLVYAGAPMPYGPGTLNALTGNWITQQPFGDLNPSVPLPKGTTQADQALALLKEHSIIVPGDKSLSAKDPISREQFIQWLSRAYNMNIGSTPSPQFPDVKATDPYASDLSEAILQGWLKNNGNVNPSASLTRLQAAQWIVQWMGWSGPTSNATFFKYPYSDSSAIPSSERGAATIVSDEGIIPLVSGKFEPNSNLSAGDAAIALVKAIKTLIAAGN
- a CDS encoding IS4 family transposase, producing MIGHQVENNQLPIEIQPVFRELKVFKYLRKAGITKKFGFTCAYLFQIVFVLIFHHRNWFQLLESSKGESFPGKDAVYRFLNHSGFAWRRFLLFLSVEVVNKTTSLTSCERVSVFVLDDSMYERNRSKSVELLARFKDHARNCYYKGFRMLTLGWSDGHTFIPVDFSLLSSLKSQVNGMIGSIDKRTHGYKRRMEALRPTPELIPAMIERALAAGMGASYVLMDSWFTHAPLIQSILDRGLDVIGMVKADNKRYVVGGRRLSLKELYYAATPVQGMKKTILRSIHTQLAPGIPVVMVFVRHRSNKKEWLAVLCTDCSLTEEEIIQIYGIRWDIEVFFKCTKSLLRLQKEFQGRSYDMLISHTTIVFSRYILLAWQHRQSTDERTLGGLFLALCDEVNELDWAVALSQLVELINDVSKKTSKRLTKLIQSQLQQWINDLPSYIRAYLSDPLCES
- a CDS encoding GGDEF domain-containing protein, whose product is MISRAGEAQMYLVVGVIDMDNLKNINDVHGHPAGDQALRDVASVLTNSVQPDWLAARIGGDEFIVVFPSDVTDPGGTLSLIQTAVVEQCPGNSVSVGGVVWGIDGETFDDCYRTADVRLYDDKRARKVNQSGQ